One stretch of Cryomorphaceae bacterium 1068 DNA includes these proteins:
- a CDS encoding cupin domain-containing protein: MSNTVKTKSGENTEPKIVKSDQGKMLNVLGDHQNIKLTGEDTDGQYTLIEQYNDPGIGIPPHVHENEDEVFQVLEGEVEMSIGDQLTTLHPGDLIFCPKGVPHSWKVVGKEKARAMLSIFPAGLEGMFGELAALPAGPPDMQKVSEICGKYKLRFV; this comes from the coding sequence ATGTCGAATACTGTTAAAACAAAAAGTGGAGAAAATACCGAACCCAAGATTGTCAAAAGCGACCAAGGGAAAATGCTCAATGTTTTGGGCGACCATCAAAACATCAAATTGACTGGTGAAGACACCGACGGGCAATACACCTTGATAGAACAGTACAACGATCCGGGTATCGGAATTCCGCCCCACGTTCACGAAAATGAGGACGAAGTGTTTCAAGTCCTGGAAGGGGAAGTAGAGATGAGCATTGGCGATCAACTGACGACGCTCCATCCGGGCGATCTGATATTTTGCCCGAAAGGAGTGCCCCATTCTTGGAAAGTAGTGGGAAAAGAAAAGGCCCGAGCTATGCTAAGTATTTTTCCTGCCGGATTGGAAGGAATGTTTGGTGAATTGGCTGCGCTCCCTGCAGGACCACCCGATATGCAAAAGGTGAGTGAGATATGCGGGAAGTACAAGTTGAGGTTTGTTTAG